The Streptomyces phaeolivaceus genome has a window encoding:
- a CDS encoding phosphotransferase, translating into MRSRAGFIANVYGLDGGAWEMVPVARGALGQVWRLSGGGGVWAVKELLFGCDEGQVGREAGLRDAAEGLGISAPRFFADRDGAYVSRLPESIGGGHVKLYDWVEGSEADPGDPALLDWCGRTLALLHRAGEGTAETPDDWYERCPGAGEWAELCERVRRAGVPWAAALERFAAAEAVELAGFVTPSGGGGDVVTSHLDMRPQNVLVGPAGPALLDWDNAGPVSAGRELARAVHVWAGGNDFRADSARRLVRGYVDAGGPGVVEGVESFSMLFATELNYVRVQAECAVDPEVTAAQREFAGGQVVGLMGRLPDPVAASRLAEALASEW; encoded by the coding sequence ATGCGGAGCAGGGCCGGGTTTATCGCGAATGTGTATGGGCTCGACGGTGGGGCGTGGGAGATGGTGCCTGTTGCTCGGGGGGCCTTGGGGCAGGTCTGGAGGCTGTCGGGGGGCGGTGGGGTGTGGGCGGTCAAGGAGTTGTTGTTCGGGTGCGACGAGGGGCAGGTGGGGCGGGAGGCCGGGTTGCGGGACGCGGCGGAGGGGTTGGGGATCTCGGCGCCCCGGTTCTTCGCGGACCGGGACGGGGCGTATGTGTCGCGGCTGCCGGAGTCGATCGGCGGGGGGCATGTGAAGTTGTACGACTGGGTGGAGGGGAGCGAGGCGGATCCCGGCGATCCGGCGCTTCTCGACTGGTGCGGGCGGACGCTCGCGCTGCTGCACCGGGCCGGGGAGGGGACCGCGGAGACACCGGACGACTGGTACGAGCGGTGTCCCGGGGCGGGGGAGTGGGCGGAGCTGTGCGAGCGGGTCCGCCGGGCCGGGGTGCCGTGGGCGGCGGCGTTGGAGCGGTTCGCGGCCGCGGAGGCCGTGGAGTTGGCGGGGTTCGTCACTCCGTCCGGGGGCGGCGGGGACGTGGTGACCTCGCATCTCGACATGCGACCGCAGAACGTGCTCGTGGGACCGGCCGGGCCCGCCCTGCTCGACTGGGACAACGCCGGGCCCGTGTCGGCGGGACGGGAACTCGCCCGAGCCGTCCATGTGTGGGCCGGCGGCAACGACTTCCGCGCCGATTCCGCGCGGCGGTTGGTACGGGGATACGTGGACGCCGGCGGGCCCGGGGTCGTCGAGGGCGTGGAGTCGTTCTCCATGCTCTTCGCGACCGAGCTGAACTACGTGCGGGTGCAGGCCGAGTGCGCGGTCGATCCGGAAGTGACCGCCGCGCAGCGGGAGTTCGCCGGCGGGCAGGTGGTGGGGCTGATGGGGAGGCTGCCGGATCCGGTGGCCGCCTCCCGCTTGGCGGAGGCGCTCGCCTCCGAGTGGTGA
- a CDS encoding TOBE domain-containing protein, whose protein sequence is MQSYTIGQAARLLGVSPDTARRWADAGRVATRRDENGRRLIDGKDLAAFSVELASDTSDEADTAPYTSARNAFPGIVTAVKLGDVAAQVEIQAGPHRLVSLLTREAVEELGLEVGMEATARVKSTNVHIDRT, encoded by the coding sequence ATGCAGTCCTACACGATCGGTCAGGCCGCCCGGCTGCTCGGGGTCAGCCCCGACACCGCGCGGCGATGGGCGGACGCGGGCCGGGTGGCGACGCGGCGCGACGAGAACGGGCGCCGGCTCATCGACGGGAAGGATCTCGCGGCCTTCTCGGTGGAGCTGGCCTCGGACACCTCCGACGAGGCCGACACGGCCCCCTACACATCGGCGCGCAACGCCTTCCCCGGCATCGTCACCGCCGTGAAGCTGGGCGACGTGGCGGCCCAGGTCGAGATCCAGGCGGGCCCGCACCGCCTGGTCTCCCTGCTCACCCGGGAGGCCGTGGAGGAACTGGGCCTGGAGGTCGGCATGGAGGCCACGGCCCGGGTCAAGTCCACGAACGTCCACATCGACCGCACATGA